DNA sequence from the Geobacter sp. AOG2 genome:
ACTACCGGGCCGCCGAACCACACATCCATCATGCGGGTGGTATCCGACACCAGGGGATTGTCCTCGGGGGTGGTCATCTGGGCGGCGATGACGTGCCGTATATTGATGAATCGTTCCATTCGAACCTCGTTTTTGCCACGGAGCCACAGAGACCCGGAGGAAAAGCAAAAGAGAAAAAAACAAAATCAATCAGGGTAACGGCAAAAAACTACATAAGGCGTTGAGGTTTTTGCTTTTCTCTCGATGTGTCTTTGAATTTCTCCGTGCCTCTGCGGCTCCGTGGCAAATATGGTGTTTTCTTATTTTTTGCTGATCTCCGAAACGATCGCGGCGATGTCGATCCCCACCGGGCAGAAGCGGATGCATCTGCCGCAGCCGGTGCACAGGGTCTGGCCGAACTTGTCGTCGTAGTATTTGAACTTGTGCATGATGCGGTTGCGGTACCGTTTGGGCTGGAGGTCGCGCGGGTTATGGCCCGAGGCGTGGTGGGTGAATTTCCAGAAACCGCAGGCGTCCCAGCTCTTGCGGCGCTTGCCCGCCTTCTCGGTCCCCTCGTCCACGATGTCGAAGCAGTGGCAGGCAGGGCAGAGGAAGGCGCAGGCCCCGCAACCGACGCAGCGCACGGCGATGCCGTCCCAGGCCGGGTCTTCGAAATGGTCGTCCAGCCAGGCTTTGACCTTTTTCAGGTCGAACTTCTCCGTCTGCGGTTCGGCCGGGGGAAGGGCCGGTGCACCGTTCGGCTCGGCGAACAGTTCCCTGTTGCCGTTGACCAGCGTCTCCCCTTTTTCCGTGAAGGTCTCGCAGGCGTAGCCGCCCCCCTCCACCGGGGTCAGGAACAGGTCGCTTCCCTTGGGATCGGCCGGGGAGAGCCCCACGGCGGTGCAGAAGCAGGCGTCGTCGGCTTGCGTACAGGCCAGGCCGATGATAGTGGTCTTTTTGCGGCGCTCCAGGAAAAACTCGTCCTTGTAATCCCAGGAGAATACGGCGTCCAGTACCGGGATCGCGGCGGCGTCGCAGGGGCGCACCCCCACCAGCACCGTTTCCGGGAAGCTTGCGGGGTTTACGTCCGTCAGCGTGACCTGCTGCCCTTCCTTATCGTAGGACATGATGTCCTCGCAGACGGGGAAAAAGGCCTCCTTGGCCGAACGGCGGGGCAACTGGTCGAGCACGACCCCGGCGGCGTCCGCAAGCGGTCCGTAGAGCGGGGTGCCGGCGTCCAGGCGCGGCGCAATGACCCGCTTGCCGCCGGCGATCAAGCGATCAAGAAGTGTCTTCAGGTTGTTTTCCGATAAGTACGTTTGCATAAAGACCTTTAGGTTTTGCCACGGAGCCACAGAGACACGGAGAAATTCAAAGACGAAACGAGGGTAAAACAAAAAGCTTCAAAGCCTTATATCGTTCCTTGTCGTTACCCTGACCGATTTTGTTTTTCTCCCTTTTGCTTTTCCTCCGGGTCTCTGTGGCTCCGTGGCAAATAATTATTTTATAAAGCTCTGGTCATCCTTTTCGTCGTACATCGCCAACGGTCCCTTTTCCCTCACCTCGAACCCGGCCTCGTAGTCGTACAGCTCCTTCAACTCCTTGGCCATCTTGCGGTTCAACAGGTTGAGCGGGATGTCCATGGGGCAGACCCGTTCGCACTCGGCGCAGCCGGCGCAACGGCCGGCCAGGTGCATGGCCCGGACGATGTGCCAGGCCGTGTTGCCGGCCGGGCGGGGCGTGGTTTCCACCATCTGGGGCTTGTTGCGGTCGCACAGGCATTGCTCGCAGAAGCAGAACGGGCAGACCTGGCGGCAGGCGTAGCACTTGATGCACTTTTTGAACTGCTCTTTCCAGTAGGCCCAGCGCTCGGCCGGGGTCATGGCCTCCAGGCGGGCAATCTCGGCGCTGTATTTTCCCGCCAACTCGATGGAAACCGGCCGCTGGTCCGGCACGAAGTCGCACCCGGCCGGCAAACGGGCGTCGCATTCGCGGCACTTGGGGGCGATGGTGTCGCCGGTCAACTCCTGAGACGGCTGGGCCGTGGAGGCCAGCACCCCGGCGCAGGGAACGCCGATCAGATACAGGTCCTCCCGTTTGAGCTGGGATTCCCCCATCAGCCCCACCAACGCCTTCAGGTCGCATCCCTTGACCACGATGCCGATCTTCCCGGTCTTGGGGATCTCCTTCTTGGCCTTGGTCAGGTAGACGGCCAGGTTGTTGACGCAGGCGGCGGAGAAGACAAGCTCTTCCGCCCGGGCGGCATCGGTGATGACGATCGGCTGGGCAGAGCCTTTACGCCGCGCGGCGGCATAGCCGACCACGGCGGAGACGCTGCCTTCCGACAGAATGCGTCGCACCTCGCCCTGTATGGCCTCGGTGACGGCGGCGTAGATGGATGTATCGATGGTATTTGTCATATCGTTAAACCTTTTGCCACGGAGTCACAGAGGCTCAGAGGAAAGCAAAAACAGAGAAAATCAACCATTCCGGGGTAATGTCAAAGACTAAAAAGTGGTGTATGTCTGCAGCCTTTCCACTCTCGTTTCTTGCCTTTGCCGTTCTCCGGGCCTCTGTGGCTCCGTGGCAGATATTATTTAGATAGAGTCGTACGCCTCTCGCAGCTCCGGTGTGTCGATAGCCCCGGACCACTGCTCTTCCAGGCCCAGTTCCTTGAATTCCCGCATCGGCCCCATGCCCCTCACCCGTTCGGTCAGGTCGGTAACCATCTCCACCCATTTGCCCCCTTCGGCGGCCGAGACCCAGGAGAATTGCAGCCGGCCCAGATCGACCCCCACGAACTCCAGGAGCTTCCTGAAGGCGGCGAACCTGCGGCGGGCGTGGAAATTGCCCGCAATATAGTGACAATCGCCGGGGTGGCAGCCGGACACCAGGACACCGTCGGCCCCCTGCTGGAAGGCCTTGAGGATGAAGACCGGATCGATGCGCCCGGTGCAGGGGAACTTGAGCACCCGCACGTTGGCCGGGTACTGCATGCGGCTGGTGCCGGCCAGGTCGGCCCCGGCATAGGTACACCAGGTGCAGACAAAGGCGATGATCTTCGGTTCGAATGCGTGTTTTTCTTTATGATGCATTTTGAAATCCTTAGGCGGTTTGCCACGGAGCCACAGAGGCCCGGAGAACGGCAAAGGCAAGAAGCCGGAGGGAAAAGCAAAACAGATAGTTTTGAAGACTTTCCCCTATTGATCTCGGCCTTTGGTTTTACACTTGGTTTTATCTCTTTGTTTTTCTCTGAGCCTCTGTGGCTCCGTGGCAAAATGAAGTTTTTATAAAGACTCGATCATCGCTACTATTTGCTCGTCGGTATACCCATCCAACTCCACCGATTTGGACGGGCAGGTGGCCTGGCAGGTGCCGCAGCCGCCGCAGACGCCGGGGTTGACGTAGGCCACGACCTTCACCAGGTTGCCCTGGCGGTCGCGGATCTCCTTCTCCTCCACCGCACCGTAGGGGCAAACCTTTTGACAGTAGAAGCACCCCACGCAGCCGGCCTCGCGCACGCGGGCCACAATCGGCTCCCGCTCCAGCTTGTCCTTGGCAAAGAGGGTCATGACCTTGGCCGCGGCGGCCGAGGCCTGGCTGACGGTGTCGGGGATATCCTTGGGTCCCTGGCAGGCTCCGGCCAGATAGATGCCGGCCGTGGCGCATTCCACGGGACGCAGCTTGGCGTGGGCCTCGGAGTAGAAATGGTATTTGTCGTAGGAGATGCCCAGCTTCTGGGCCAGGGTATCGGCCCCCTTCTGGGGCTGCACGGCCGTGGCCAATACCACCATGTCGGCCTCGATCTCCACCTGCACGCCCACGGCGATGTCGCTCCCCATGACCACGATCTTGTTCCCTTTTTGATAGAGGCGGGAAACCATGCCCCTGATGTACACCGCTTCTTCCTCCTCGATGGAGCGACGCCAGAATTCGTCGTAGCTCTTGCCCGGCGTGCGGGCGTCCATGAAGAAGACGTAGGCCTGGCCGTCATGCACCTTGTGGTGGTAGAGCATGGTGTGCTTGGCGGTGTACATGCAGCAGATCTTGGAACAGTAGGAGATGCCCTTTTCCCGGGCGCGGGAGCCGACGCACTGGATGAAGACGATCTGCTTCGGTTCCCTGCCGTCGGAGGGGCGCAGGATCTTGCCGCCGGTGGGGCCGGAAGCCGAGGCCAGGCGTTCGAAGGTCATGCCGTCGATCACGTCCGGAATCTTGCCGTGGCCGAATTCACCGTACCCCTTGATGGCGGAGCCCTTGGGCTTCTCCTCGATGGAGTAGAGGTCGAAGCCGGTGGCGACCACGATGGCGCCCACCGGTTCGACGATCAGTTGGTCTTCCTGCTCGTAGTCCACGGCGCCCGGTCCGCACACCTTCTGGCAGACCCCGCATTTGCCGGTCTTGAACTTGGTGCAGTTCTCCCGGTCGATGACCGGCGTATTGGGCACCGCCTGGGGGAACGGCACGTAAATGGCCGGGCGCATGCCCAGGTTCTGGTCGAATTTGTTCGGGATCTTCTTTACCGGGCACTTGGTCATGCAAACCCCGCATCCGGTGCACTTGTCCTCGTCCACCGAACGGGCCTTCTTGCGTACCGTAACCTGGAAGTTGCCGATGTAGCCCTCCACATGCTCGATCTCGGCATAGGTGTAGAGCTTGATCCGGGGATGGTTTGCCACGTCCACCATCTTGGGGGTCATGATGCATTGGGAGCAGTCCAGGGTGGGGAAGGTCTCGGAGAGCTGGGCCATATGGCCGCCGATGGAGGGCTCGCGTTCCACGAGCACCACCTCGTGGCCGGCGTCGGCGATATCCAGAGCGGCCTGGATGCCGGCAATGCCGCCGCCGATGACCAGGGACCGCTTGGTGACCGGCACGGTGATGGTGGGCAGCACCCGGTTCTTCTTGACCCGCTCCACCATCATGCCCACGATCTCGATGGCCTTGGCCGTAGCCTCGTCCCGGTCCTCGTGGACCCAGGAGCAGTGCTCGCGGATGTTGGCCATCTCGCACAGGAAGGGATTCAGCCCGGCCGATTCCACCGCTTTGCGGAAGGTCTTCTCGTGCATGCGGGGCGAGCAGGCGGCCACGACCACGTGGGAGAGCCGCTGTTCCTGGATGGCCTTTTTCAGGAGCCCCTGGCCGGGGTCGGAACACATGTACTTGTAGTCGGTGGAGAAGGCCACGCCGGGCAGTGTGCCGACCTGGGCCGCGACGCGCTCCACATCCACGGTCCGGGAGATGTTTTCACCGCAATGGCAGATAAATACGCCTATTCTGGACATCGATCACTTCCTTTTTTTGCCACGGAGCCACAGAGACTCAGAGAAAAGCAGGAGAAAAACAAAAAACTTTGGAAAAAAACAAAATCAAAAAATCTTTTTTGGTGTTACCCGAAAAGCCTTTTGTTTTTCCCGTCGCATTTATGCCTTTGATGTTCTCCGTGTCTCTGTGGCTCCGTGGCAAACTATAAAAGCTGTTTCTGTTTCAAAAGCGGCATGGGGTTGACGATCAGGGCGTCCAGACCGAGCTTGTCGGCTCCCAGGCCGGCGGCCAGGCCCACCAGTTGGGTTATGTAAAAGACCGGCATGGCGTACTGGGTGCTGTAGACCCCTTCGATCTCTTTCTGGCGGATGTCCAGGTTGCCGTGGCACAGGGGGCAGGCCACCATGATGCAGTCTGCTCCTGCCGACTTGGCCGAGTCCAGGATGGCGTGGGAGAGTTGGACCACCACGCCGGGGCGCGACAGGGTGAAGTTGGCGCCGCAGCACTCCAGGCGGTGGCTCCAGGCCACGGTTTCGGCGCCCACGGCTTTCAGCACGTCCTCCATGATGGTCGGCGCCTCGACGCAGTCCAGGTTCGGCACGTCGTTCGGCCGGGTCAACAGGCAGCCGTAGTAGCAGGCCACCTTCAGGCCGGCGAGCGGCTTGGTTACGGCCTGTTCCAGACGTTCCAGCCCCAGGTCGCGGGCCAGGATGTCCAGCAGGTGCTTGACGTTGCCGTTCAGGGGCACCGGGGCGTCGATCGCCTTTTCCACCTGTTTGCGTTTGACGTCGCTTTCGCCCAGTACGTGCTGGGTGGTCTTGAGCCGCGAGAAACAGGCGGCGCAGGCGACCGCCAGGTCGCCATCGACCTGTTCGGCCAGTTCCAGATTCTTGGCGCACAGGGAGAGGGAGAGCAGTTCGTCCACGTTGTGGGCCGGGGTGGCGCCGCAGCAGAACCAGTCCGGCACCTCCGTCAGGCCGATATTGAGTTTCTTGAACAGCTCCCGCGTGGAAAGGTCGTATTCGCCGGCCGAAGCATGGAGGGAGCAGCCGGGATAGTAGGCATACTTGAGGATGTTCTTGGGGGTCACAGCGCCTCCCCGTTCTCCCGCATCCGTTCAATGCGGCTGAAGATCTTTTCGATCTCGGTCATATTCTTGTTTTTCTGGTGGAATACCTTCAGCTTCCCCTTGGTGATCAACTTGGGGCCCAGCATCAGGTCTTTCAGAAACTGGCCGGATTTGACGTTGAACACGGCGGCCAGGCGCATCTCGTATTGACGGCCGTAGGTGCGTATGTTCTGGAGAAAAAGCTTGTTGGCCAACTGCACGTAGCTTTCCTTGGACGGCCCTTCGGCATCCCAGGAAAGTTTGCGCAAGGCGTCCATGATCGAGGCCAGGTGCACCTTGTTGGGGCAGCGGGTGGAACAGGTCTCGCACGAGGCGCAGTACCAGATGGAGCGCCCTTCCAGGATGCGGCGCCATTGGCCCAGCTGGAGCAGTCGCACGACCCGGTTGGGGGGGTGTTCCATGAAGGTGGCCATGGGGCATCCGGCGGAACACTTGCCGCACTGGAAGCAACGCCGGACCGACGTTCCGGAAAGGGCTTCGACCTTGCGGACGAAACTTACGTCCATGGTTTCGGCCGAAAGGAGCATTTTTTTCTTTTTCACTCGGGCGCCTTTTTAGTCAAACTAAAATTCCACCAGTCTGCCTTTGACTGGTGGATGTGGTAACGGTACCATGTGTCTGACCGCGTGGGTTGCAATAACACTAATATATTTATCATTGTTTACACAAATGCTTTGAAAAATGCAAGTCAAAATTTCAGTAAGCATGAGGTATTTAGGAAGAGTAAAAATAGCTGTTCTTCCCCGCCTGCATCCGCAGGCGCAGGGCATTCAAAACGAAAATCGGACAATAAAGCCTCGTTACACACAAACATGTTAGCTTATCGTAACACGATTGTAATAAAGCTATGTTACAAGAAGGCAAAAAAGGGTAAAATACAACAAATTTTTGTGTTGTGCCTCAGGGAGGCTCCAATGAAAAACATCCTTATTATCGAGGATGAAAAAGACCTGGTTGAATTGCTCGTGTTCAATCTGGAGAAGGAAGGCTTCAAGATGCAGTGGTCGTATGACGGCCTCGAAGGTCTTGAGATGGCGCGCCGCGACGTGCCGGACCTGGTCGTGCTCGATCTGATGCTGCCCGGCATGATGGGAACGGATGTGTGCAAGGAACTCCGCAAGGACGGCCGCACCAACCAGATTCCCGTTCTGATGCTGACCGCCAAGGGTGAGGAGATCGACCGGGTCGTCGGTTTCGAGGTGGGGGCGGACGACTATCTGGTCAAGCCGTTTTCCATGCGGGAGTTGCTGCTGCGCATCCGGGCGATCCTCAGACGC
Encoded proteins:
- a CDS encoding 4Fe-4S dicluster domain-containing protein, with protein sequence MQTYLSENNLKTLLDRLIAGGKRVIAPRLDAGTPLYGPLADAAGVVLDQLPRRSAKEAFFPVCEDIMSYDKEGQQVTLTDVNPASFPETVLVGVRPCDAAAIPVLDAVFSWDYKDEFFLERRKKTTIIGLACTQADDACFCTAVGLSPADPKGSDLFLTPVEGGGYACETFTEKGETLVNGNRELFAEPNGAPALPPAEPQTEKFDLKKVKAWLDDHFEDPAWDGIAVRCVGCGACAFLCPACHCFDIVDEGTEKAGKRRKSWDACGFWKFTHHASGHNPRDLQPKRYRNRIMHKFKYYDDKFGQTLCTGCGRCIRFCPVGIDIAAIVSEISKK
- a CDS encoding 4Fe-4S dicluster domain-containing protein, with product MTNTIDTSIYAAVTEAIQGEVRRILSEGSVSAVVGYAAARRKGSAQPIVITDAARAEELVFSAACVNNLAVYLTKAKKEIPKTGKIGIVVKGCDLKALVGLMGESQLKREDLYLIGVPCAGVLASTAQPSQELTGDTIAPKCRECDARLPAGCDFVPDQRPVSIELAGKYSAEIARLEAMTPAERWAYWKEQFKKCIKCYACRQVCPFCFCEQCLCDRNKPQMVETTPRPAGNTAWHIVRAMHLAGRCAGCAECERVCPMDIPLNLLNRKMAKELKELYDYEAGFEVREKGPLAMYDEKDDQSFIK
- a CDS encoding hydrogenase iron-sulfur subunit yields the protein MHHKEKHAFEPKIIAFVCTWCTYAGADLAGTSRMQYPANVRVLKFPCTGRIDPVFILKAFQQGADGVLVSGCHPGDCHYIAGNFHARRRFAAFRKLLEFVGVDLGRLQFSWVSAAEGGKWVEMVTDLTERVRGMGPMREFKELGLEEQWSGAIDTPELREAYDSI
- a CDS encoding CoB--CoM heterodisulfide reductase iron-sulfur subunit A family protein; amino-acid sequence: MSRIGVFICHCGENISRTVDVERVAAQVGTLPGVAFSTDYKYMCSDPGQGLLKKAIQEQRLSHVVVAACSPRMHEKTFRKAVESAGLNPFLCEMANIREHCSWVHEDRDEATAKAIEIVGMMVERVKKNRVLPTITVPVTKRSLVIGGGIAGIQAALDIADAGHEVVLVEREPSIGGHMAQLSETFPTLDCSQCIMTPKMVDVANHPRIKLYTYAEIEHVEGYIGNFQVTVRKKARSVDEDKCTGCGVCMTKCPVKKIPNKFDQNLGMRPAIYVPFPQAVPNTPVIDRENCTKFKTGKCGVCQKVCGPGAVDYEQEDQLIVEPVGAIVVATGFDLYSIEEKPKGSAIKGYGEFGHGKIPDVIDGMTFERLASASGPTGGKILRPSDGREPKQIVFIQCVGSRAREKGISYCSKICCMYTAKHTMLYHHKVHDGQAYVFFMDARTPGKSYDEFWRRSIEEEEAVYIRGMVSRLYQKGNKIVVMGSDIAVGVQVEIEADMVVLATAVQPQKGADTLAQKLGISYDKYHFYSEAHAKLRPVECATAGIYLAGACQGPKDIPDTVSQASAAAAKVMTLFAKDKLEREPIVARVREAGCVGCFYCQKVCPYGAVEEKEIRDRQGNLVKVVAYVNPGVCGGCGTCQATCPSKSVELDGYTDEQIVAMIESL
- a CDS encoding CoB--CoM heterodisulfide reductase iron-sulfur subunit B family protein — its product is MTPKNILKYAYYPGCSLHASAGEYDLSTRELFKKLNIGLTEVPDWFCCGATPAHNVDELLSLSLCAKNLELAEQVDGDLAVACAACFSRLKTTQHVLGESDVKRKQVEKAIDAPVPLNGNVKHLLDILARDLGLERLEQAVTKPLAGLKVACYYGCLLTRPNDVPNLDCVEAPTIMEDVLKAVGAETVAWSHRLECCGANFTLSRPGVVVQLSHAILDSAKSAGADCIMVACPLCHGNLDIRQKEIEGVYSTQYAMPVFYITQLVGLAAGLGADKLGLDALIVNPMPLLKQKQLL
- a CDS encoding 4Fe-4S dicluster domain-containing protein; this encodes MKKKKMLLSAETMDVSFVRKVEALSGTSVRRCFQCGKCSAGCPMATFMEHPPNRVVRLLQLGQWRRILEGRSIWYCASCETCSTRCPNKVHLASIMDALRKLSWDAEGPSKESYVQLANKLFLQNIRTYGRQYEMRLAAVFNVKSGQFLKDLMLGPKLITKGKLKVFHQKNKNMTEIEKIFSRIERMRENGEAL
- a CDS encoding response regulator transcription factor, whose product is MKNILIIEDEKDLVELLVFNLEKEGFKMQWSYDGLEGLEMARRDVPDLVVLDLMLPGMMGTDVCKELRKDGRTNQIPVLMLTAKGEEIDRVVGFEVGADDYLVKPFSMRELLLRIRAILRRCDSQSAASVEGVLSIGGISIETERHRVLSAGSEVELTSTEYKLLLYLAERPGRVLSRELLLQNVWSYNNVGDTRTVDTHITRLRGKLGKPGDLIKTVRSFGYKIEE